TCAAGATTGATGAGAGCACCCCTCAAGAAATCTGCTACAACAGACAAGTGAAACCAAATGCGAATGGGGGAAGCTTGATTATTTGAGGAACAAATCTTTTCCTGGGCACTTGATATTTGATCTGGGGAAACTTCATGTGTGCCGTATCAGTTCTACCAAACGGCATCTCAACTGTTGGTCTAGCTTTGAACTGCAAGGTATTGCTACTTTAGATATTACATGCCATCGCTGCAACTGGAAACCAAGACACCTGACCTATGCTTCTTTTGTTTTCTGCAGCCTCAATAGCATTTCCAATATTCTGGAGCACATTTACTGTACAATCTGTCTAATTTCCAATTTGAATTGATCATTATTTAACTTCGGCGATGGCATGCTGACTTGGATGACATCAATATGGCGTAAGGAGACTTCTTTCTAAACGGATAGTATGCCACAGATAAGTAAAGCCGAAGTCTGAACGCTAACTACCGACCTTGTTCACTGCACTGTGCGTGGAATCGTCAAAAGGTTGGTTTCTATAGCAGTCAGGCGGTCGTGAACAAAGGTTACTGTGCTCCTGCCTAACAACCTTTCTCGGTCTTGGAACTCCATGAAGTATAGACACGAGATATCGGCCGAAGCCTGAAAGGAACCGAGTTCGGTAGGAATTGATTGATGCCATGCGATCGTGTGTTACGTAACAAATGCAATACTGAAGTCGCCTTTCAATACTGAAGTCGCCCTTCGATGTCAAGAGCACGTTCAGGTTGTAAGCATGGCGAAAGTAAGATTTAATCATGCCTTTCGATCATTACCTCCTTTTCTGTCAATCGGTTCGGCATGCCATGTATTCGTGATACGCCTAACTGTGGCCGGTGGGGATTGTTTCTAGCATGAGCGATCTGTTACTCTCATCCATCACAAAAATGGAACAAGAGTGGCATGTGCTGTGTGCAACGTATCTAATCGCCGCTGCCGTTTTTGGTGATACTATGCTACTAAGTACTGGGAAAAAAAAGATCCAGATGATCACGAAAATAGCTGAAAAGGACTGGTCAGATAATATGCGATATGATCAGGGATAATCGAAAATATAACACATGCATGTAGGGATAAAATCAAGGTTACCAACATCAGCTGGGTTTACCCTTTTCGTTTTTCTTccttttatttttatatttctTCTTCCAGTCCTTTTGTTTTCCTCAGTGTTTTGATTTGAGTTTGTCTAACAAATTGAGTCAATGTATAAGTTAAAAAAATTTGCAGAACTTTTCACAACATTTTAAGTCGTAACCATTCTTTGGACAATTAGTAGCATTCGCAGCACTATTCCACCTCCTAATCGCTGCAAAGCACTTTAGCGCAAACCTAGATCCGCTTTTTGAAAGGTTGAGTTGGTACATTGCCCTGCATATACAAAATCAATTTGTATTTTCACGTGATACAACCTTTCATATGGCTGCACTAGTTTGAGTGCCTAAAAATAAAACTAAACCGTTCGGCTTTTTTCCCTCCGAAACTTGGGTGTGCCAAAGTTTCTCGTTCCCATGTACCATGGATTTGTGGTCATGAACATAGCACCCCTACTCGCCTGCTCTTCACCGCTGAAAGGCCTTAATGGGAGAAAATGTGTGTAAATGGTCAAATTACACAAGAAGAAAATCGAATTCAAACGAGTTATGGTCACATAGTTTGGAGCATAGAGAGGCCCTATGCAAGATAGACTTTTTTAGTGGAGACAGAAGTGATTATTTGATCATTGATCGTGCTCACACCACCAACATGCTGAGTGCAAGAAAACAGAAAATGATTGCGCCATGTTAAGTAAAAGCGCTAGGAAAAAGTGTGTATATGAAAGAAAACTTAATCATACTATCATAGTCAAACACGGCGATTGAAACAGGGAAACTGAAAAACGGTATCTCGTCAGCAACTCTTTACTCGCCCTGTAGCAACCACAACTGTTATGAGTCTATttgcaaaaaaataaaaaaaacaaTAACAATAACATATGCCAGATGCAAATATGTTGGCACGGTCATAATTGGGTCAATGACTCCAAAACAACAGTCACATGAGATGTCACTAACCATAACCACACGCCAGCTGGACTCCAATGACCAAACAATCATTAAAATGTGAAATCGCTAGGCCTCTACTTACTCCCGAGGCATCATGAGGGACCCATTTTGCGGTGGCTTATGAAACTGCCAAAAAGAGCTAGATCGGCTCAAATTGTAAAGAAGCCAAACTTGAGCGAGGTTCTTAGCTTTGTGAGCCGAAACATGCTAGAGGTCGATATGGCTCATTCATCTTTTTAGGCTGGATTGTATTTTCATCATATTTTATAGGTTGTTTAGTGCCTCCTAACTTGGTCGATTTCTTGAACTAAAGCATAGGCAtcgtttttttctttttttgaaatgGAACCATACGCAACACTGAATTTGAATCCGCGGAAATGTAACCATGGGATGGAAGTATGACctagccgagccgagccgatcTTGAAGCTCGGCTGCAGCTCGTACCGGTCTCGAGCCGGGCACCAGGGGCTCGTCCGAGCTCGGCTCGTTGACAGCCGAGCACACCGCCTCCGCTTTCCTCTCGCCTTCTTCTCCAGGGGATTCCGACCCGCTAGATCCGCTCCCCGTCTTCTTGCCTCGCACATCGGCAACCGCACCTCACCTGCCATGGGCTCTCACCGCCGCTGACACTGGGGCCCAACGCTCtcgcccgcctccgcctccgcctccgcgtcctccccctcccccttctccccctcctcctcctcttatTGCCTCCACTgacccgcgccgcccgccccctccCGCCGACATCGGAAACCTTAGTCCTAGCTGTAGTCGGAACCGCCTGGCCGGCTCGCCGCTCCCCCACCCGAAGCCTCCCCGAGCACTTGGATGCGCCGGCTGCTCCGATGGCTGCCCTTCCGCCCGCCGCAGAGGGCCCCGACGCCGTGGAGATCCGCGATGTCTGGGCGGGGAACCTGGAGGAGGAGTTCGCGGTGATCCGCGAAGTCATCGACGAGTACCCGTACGTCGGCATGGACACGGAGTTCCCGGGCTTCGTGCTGCAGCCGAGCGGCAGGTTCTTCTGCCAGAGCGACGTCAACTACGCCAGCCTCGCGGGCAACGTCAACGTGCTCAAGCTCATCCAGCTTGGCCTCACCCTCTCCAACGAGGCCGGCGCGCTCCCGCCGTTCGGCACCGGGGGGCGGGGCTGCGTCTGGCAGTTCAACTTCCGGGGCTTCGACCAGCGCACCGACCCCTACAGCGCCAACTCCGTCGACATGCTCCGCAACAGCGGGATCGACTTCGACCGCTTCGCTGCCGAGGGGGTCGACTCCACTCGCTTTGCCGAGCTGATGATGTCGTCCGGGGTCGTGCTCAACGACAACATCCAGTGGGCCACGTTCCACAGCGGGCACGACTTCGGCTACGTGCTCAGGCTGCTCACCGGCCGGGAAATGCCGAACACCTTGGATGAGTTCCTGAAGCTCACCAAGACCTTCTTTCCGGTGCTGTACGACATCAAGCAACTCATGAAGTACTGTGCTGGCCTATATGGCGGGCTGAACAAACTTGGGGAGCTGCTCAAAGTCGAGCGCGTTGGGATCAGCCACCAGGCCGGATCTGATTCACTGATGACTCTGCGGTGCTTCTTGAAGGTCAAGAATTTGTACTTGAAGGAATCTGTCAagctgtatgatggtttgttgTATGGGCTTATTCCAGGGGAAGGGGTGATCAAACATGGACCTCCGCCCATTTAGTCTGTAATGGATAGTTAAATAACCAGATTCTGAATGAGAAAAATGCAGAACAAAAGCTATTGTCGGTGAATATAAGGCTGATCTGATGGTTTCTTGTGCT
The Panicum hallii strain FIL2 chromosome 6, PHallii_v3.1, whole genome shotgun sequence genome window above contains:
- the LOC112897027 gene encoding probable CCR4-associated factor 1 homolog 7 — encoded protein: MAALPPAAEGPDAVEIRDVWAGNLEEEFAVIREVIDEYPYVGMDTEFPGFVLQPSGRFFCQSDVNYASLAGNVNVLKLIQLGLTLSNEAGALPPFGTGGRGCVWQFNFRGFDQRTDPYSANSVDMLRNSGIDFDRFAAEGVDSTRFAELMMSSGVVLNDNIQWATFHSGHDFGYVLRLLTGREMPNTLDEFLKLTKTFFPVLYDIKQLMKYCAGLYGGLNKLGELLKVERVGISHQAGSDSLMTLRCFLKVKNLYLKESVKLYDGLLYGLIPGEGVIKHGPPPI